One window from the genome of Breoghania sp. L-A4 encodes:
- a CDS encoding porin, protein MTIRHWAFAAAAGALATSGAQAADLPIAPEPVDYVRVCDAQGTGFFYIPGTETCLRVGGRVRAEFRVRDFADNGNTNWGTRGGDATTFRARGYVRLDARTETEYGLLRTYVDTWITSDTGAGIGASVILWDAFVQLGGFTAGRTGSFYDFYTGDAWGSLIDQGFADQHTTLFGYTAAFGNGMSASVSVEDGVQRRGNISGTFTYNETVLGSDLNNDGDTADTAVGITSTAIYGGHKLPDFVANLRVDQGWGSAQIMGALHLVNADDFSFTGVTPGAPDFTSTFTQRVDDSAIGWAVGAGVTFNLPMIAAGDSISFQAAYANGAVKYVSSNLATDAVATSATNISTATAWGVGGGFTHFWTPMWSTSASASYASLDVTGTRYDVDQIGAQGNLVWHPVGGLDIGVEVEYLNENFGAGGTDDDDLVALFRVQRTF, encoded by the coding sequence CTACGTTCGCGTTTGCGACGCACAGGGCACGGGCTTCTTCTACATCCCGGGTACCGAGACGTGCCTTCGCGTTGGCGGCCGTGTTCGCGCAGAATTCCGCGTTCGCGACTTCGCAGACAACGGCAACACCAACTGGGGCACCCGCGGTGGCGATGCCACCACGTTCCGTGCTCGTGGCTATGTCCGCCTCGACGCTCGCACCGAGACCGAATATGGCCTCCTGCGCACCTACGTTGACACTTGGATCACCTCCGACACCGGTGCTGGCATCGGCGCCAGCGTGATCCTGTGGGACGCTTTCGTTCAGCTCGGCGGCTTCACCGCTGGTCGTACCGGTTCGTTCTACGACTTCTACACCGGCGACGCCTGGGGTTCGCTGATCGATCAGGGTTTTGCTGATCAGCACACGACGCTGTTCGGCTACACCGCTGCCTTCGGCAACGGCATGTCCGCTTCGGTCTCCGTCGAAGACGGCGTGCAGCGTCGCGGCAACATCTCCGGTACTTTCACCTACAACGAAACCGTGCTGGGTTCTGATCTGAACAACGATGGCGATACCGCTGATACGGCTGTCGGTATCACGAGCACGGCCATCTACGGCGGCCACAAGCTTCCTGATTTCGTCGCCAACCTGCGCGTCGACCAGGGCTGGGGTTCGGCTCAGATCATGGGCGCCCTGCATCTCGTGAACGCTGATGACTTCAGCTTCACGGGCGTGACGCCTGGCGCTCCCGATTTCACGTCCACCTTCACGCAGCGTGTTGATGACTCGGCTATCGGCTGGGCTGTCGGCGCCGGCGTGACCTTCAACCTGCCGATGATCGCCGCAGGCGACTCGATCAGCTTCCAGGCCGCTTACGCCAATGGTGCTGTGAAGTACGTCAGCTCCAATTTGGCCACCGATGCTGTCGCGACCTCCGCAACCAACATCTCTACGGCAACGGCTTGGGGCGTCGGCGGTGGTTTCACCCACTTCTGGACCCCGATGTGGTCGACCTCGGCTTCCGCGTCCTACGCTTCGCTCGACGTGACCGGCACACGGTATGACGTCGATCAGATCGGCGCGCAGGGCAACCTGGTCTGGCACCCGGTCGGTGGTCTCGATATCGGTGTCGAAGTTGAATACCTCAACGAGAACTTCGGTGCTGGTGGTACGGACGACGACGATCTGGTCGCTCTGTTCCGCGTCCAGCGCACCTTCTGA
- a CDS encoding porin, producing the protein MTVKTLILGAAAGTLAVAGAHAADLPIAPEPVDYVRVCDAQGTGFFYIPGTETCLRVGGRVRAEFRVRDFADTGNTNWGTRNGDATTFRARGYVRLDARTETEYGLLRTYVDTWITSDSGAGIGAGVILWDAFVQLGGFTAGRTGSFYDFYTGDAWGSLIDQGFADQHTTLFGYTAAFGNGMSASVSVEDGKQRRGNISISEATFGVDLNADADTADTLDIYGGHKMPDFVANLRVDQGWGSAQIMGVLHQVYAGTITSGGVTTRVDDSAMGWAVGAGVTFNLPMIAAGDSVSFQAAYANGAVKYVSSNLGTDAVALTAASIDTATAWGIGGGFTHFWTPAWSSSASASYASLDAAGTSLDVDQIGAQANLVWHPVGGLDIGVEVEYLNENFGVGGTDDDDLVALFRVQRTF; encoded by the coding sequence ATGACTGTTAAGACTCTCATCCTCGGCGCAGCCGCAGGTACTCTCGCCGTCGCTGGCGCTCACGCAGCCGATCTGCCGATCGCTCCGGAGCCGGTTGACTACGTTCGCGTTTGCGATGCACAGGGCACGGGCTTCTTCTACATCCCGGGCACCGAGACCTGCCTCCGCGTTGGCGGTCGTGTTCGTGCAGAATTCCGCGTCCGCGATTTCGCAGACACGGGCAACACCAACTGGGGCACCCGTAACGGCGACGCCACGACGTTCCGTGCCCGTGGTTACGTCCGCCTCGACGCTCGCACCGAGACCGAATATGGCCTCCTGCGCACCTACGTTGATACCTGGATCACTTCCGACTCCGGTGCTGGCATCGGCGCTGGCGTGATCCTGTGGGATGCCTTCGTTCAGCTCGGCGGCTTCACCGCTGGTCGTACCGGTTCGTTCTACGACTTCTACACCGGCGACGCTTGGGGTTCGCTGATCGATCAGGGTTTTGCTGATCAGCACACGACGCTGTTCGGCTACACCGCTGCCTTCGGCAACGGCATGTCCGCTTCGGTCTCCGTCGAAGATGGCAAGCAGCGCCGCGGCAACATCTCCATCTCGGAAGCAACGTTTGGTGTTGATCTGAACGCTGATGCCGACACCGCCGACACGCTCGACATCTACGGCGGCCACAAGATGCCTGATTTCGTCGCAAACCTGCGCGTCGATCAGGGTTGGGGCTCAGCTCAGATCATGGGTGTCTTGCACCAAGTCTATGCTGGCACCATCACGAGCGGCGGCGTGACGACCCGCGTCGACGACTCGGCCATGGGCTGGGCAGTCGGCGCAGGCGTGACCTTCAACCTGCCGATGATCGCCGCCGGCGACTCGGTCAGCTTCCAGGCCGCTTACGCCAATGGTGCTGTGAAGTACGTCAGCTCCAACTTGGGCACCGATGCTGTCGCACTGACCGCGGCCAGCATCGACACGGCAACGGCTTGGGGCATCGGCGGTGGTTTCACCCACTTCTGGACACCCGCATGGTCGAGCTCCGCGTCCGCGTCCTACGCTTCGCTCGACGCAGCCGGTACGTCGCTTGACGTCGATCAGATCGGCGCACAGGCAAACCTCGTCTGGCACCCGGTTGGCGGCCTCGACATCGGTGTTGAAGTTGAATACCTGAACGAGAACTTCGGTGTTGGTGGTACGGACGACGACGATCTGGTCGCTCTGTTCCGCGTCCAGCGCACGTTCTAA